The following proteins are encoded in a genomic region of Petrotoga sp. 9PWA.NaAc.5.4:
- a CDS encoding metallophosphoesterase, with protein sequence MKKIFSVTIVVLFLVFSFSVNSEFLELEINNYILSNQNMSVQIELKGDNAGFVNNISNNEYLYPLINNHKFVISGVQLINEISTISENSISFVSKGTDFEIYTEYLLKDKTLHIKTKIKNKTDSNKRIQINEILNYSETFPYFFKTKISDNYAFFLQQEYGSLGYYLSENPSFERLIANDKMSTSISIINVHPFETIEFKRIITVEKSVADLEKAYFEKFKIDYEKIKVKVELSNGKSSQGTRVVLQDKIKTIKSVQFVNKDGEALFYLPGAKDEDFDVKVDFGNLQTEPVSILNEKVLRAHVSENYFYFMPFLTNKTEEGITINFRTFIPSKVNIKVYLKENPDSFSEFKSSIPLEYNNIRISGLKPGKTYLYVVTVEDTYTENILQTVEKEFQTKPVDEDIQSFDFVSYGDTQIYDERHAYVVERIVKDKINPAFVIKPGDHTEEGTSEKSWSKFFEAAYPLSSEIPYYLALGNHERNNTIYYKAFNLPKGGGDYSKRWYSFDYGNSHFVILDSNVLEDSPLYKEQLNWLEKDLRNSQEKKFIFVIFHHPFWTTATEYGNMKENLSEGHYNTKNWLPIFKEYGVDVVINGHIHAYERYFKDDIMFITTGGGGAKLNTSHEAPPLDWQVKQEIGKLHYVHFEVYEDYIKVAVKAVAKVENPLFPEKYEEINQIIDEFYIFEKVYEK encoded by the coding sequence ATGAAAAAAATTTTTAGTGTAACAATTGTTGTTTTATTCTTAGTTTTTAGCTTCTCGGTAAATTCAGAGTTTCTTGAGCTTGAGATAAATAATTACATTTTATCTAATCAAAATATGAGTGTACAAATAGAATTAAAAGGTGATAATGCAGGTTTTGTGAATAACATTTCCAACAACGAGTATTTATATCCTCTTATAAACAATCATAAATTTGTAATATCAGGAGTACAATTAATAAACGAAATTTCTACTATTTCGGAAAATTCAATTTCTTTTGTTTCTAAGGGTACTGATTTTGAGATCTACACAGAATATCTATTGAAAGATAAAACCTTACATATAAAAACCAAAATAAAAAACAAAACGGATTCAAATAAAAGAATTCAAATAAATGAAATATTAAATTACTCTGAAACATTCCCATATTTCTTTAAGACAAAAATATCTGATAACTATGCGTTCTTTTTGCAACAAGAATATGGAAGTTTAGGTTATTATTTATCAGAAAATCCCAGCTTTGAGAGATTGATCGCTAACGATAAAATGTCGACTTCTATTTCAATAATTAATGTGCATCCTTTTGAAACTATAGAATTCAAAAGGATTATAACTGTTGAAAAAAGCGTGGCAGATCTTGAAAAAGCTTATTTTGAAAAATTTAAAATTGACTACGAAAAAATAAAAGTAAAGGTTGAACTATCAAACGGAAAATCATCACAAGGGACAAGGGTTGTGCTACAAGACAAAATTAAAACAATAAAGTCAGTACAGTTTGTTAATAAAGATGGAGAAGCTTTATTCTATCTTCCGGGGGCTAAAGACGAAGATTTTGATGTAAAAGTAGATTTTGGTAATCTTCAAACAGAACCTGTAAGTATTTTAAACGAAAAAGTTTTAAGAGCCCACGTTTCAGAAAATTATTTTTATTTTATGCCTTTTCTCACAAATAAAACTGAAGAAGGTATTACCATAAACTTTAGAACTTTTATTCCCTCTAAGGTAAACATAAAAGTTTATTTAAAAGAAAATCCAGATTCATTTTCAGAATTTAAAAGTTCAATTCCTTTAGAATACAATAATATCCGAATTTCTGGGCTAAAACCCGGTAAAACATACTTGTATGTAGTAACCGTTGAGGATACTTATACTGAGAATATTTTACAGACCGTAGAAAAAGAGTTTCAAACTAAACCTGTTGATGAAGATATACAAAGTTTTGATTTTGTAAGTTATGGAGACACTCAAATTTATGATGAAAGGCATGCCTATGTGGTTGAAAGGATTGTAAAAGATAAAATCAATCCTGCTTTTGTGATAAAGCCAGGGGATCATACAGAAGAAGGAACTTCCGAAAAAAGTTGGTCTAAGTTTTTTGAAGCGGCGTATCCTTTAAGTTCAGAAATTCCTTATTATTTGGCACTCGGAAATCATGAAAGAAATAACACAATATATTATAAGGCCTTTAACTTGCCTAAAGGAGGAGGAGATTACTCAAAAAGATGGTATTCTTTTGATTATGGGAATTCGCATTTTGTAATTTTAGATTCTAATGTTTTAGAAGATTCCCCTTTGTATAAAGAACAATTGAATTGGTTGGAGAAGGATTTAAGAAATAGTCAAGAGAAAAAATTTATTTTTGTCATTTTTCATCATCCTTTTTGGACTACAGCAACTGAATATGGAAATATGAAAGAGAATTTGTCCGAAGGACATTACAACACCAAAAATTGGCTCCCTATTTTTAAAGAATATGGAGTTGATGTAGTAATAAATGGGCATATTCATGCTTATGAAAGATATTTCAAAGACGATATAATGTTTATAACAACAGGTGGTGGAGGAGCTAAATTGAATACAAGCCACGAAGCGCCTCCTTTAGATTGGCAAGTTAAACAGGAGATTGGTAAGTTACATTACGTGCATTTTGAAGTATATGAAGATTATATAAAAGTAGCAGTAAAAGCAGTGGCAAAAGTTGAAAACCCTCTTTTTCCTGAAAAATATGAAGAAATAAATCAAATAATAG
- the frr gene encoding ribosome recycling factor — MAKKSSYAIEAEEKMKKTLEHFEEELRKIRTGRPSTAIFEDIKVDYYGVPTPINQLATLNIGEERTVIITPWDKKMLEPIEKAINASNFGFHAINDGNVIRVKFPTPTLEERKKLVKVVKSMLEETKVALRNIRRDDIKVVKDQKNNSSLSEDEAKKIEEEIQDALKQMEEAAEKIYERKEKEIMES, encoded by the coding sequence ATGGCAAAAAAAAGTAGTTATGCAATAGAAGCAGAAGAAAAAATGAAAAAAACTCTCGAACATTTTGAAGAAGAACTGAGAAAAATTAGAACAGGAAGACCAAGTACTGCTATTTTTGAAGACATAAAAGTAGATTATTATGGTGTTCCAACACCTATAAACCAATTAGCTACTTTAAACATAGGTGAAGAAAGAACCGTAATAATTACACCTTGGGACAAAAAAATGTTGGAACCAATAGAAAAAGCTATCAATGCTTCCAATTTCGGTTTTCATGCTATTAACGATGGAAATGTAATTAGAGTAAAGTTTCCCACTCCAACTTTAGAAGAAAGAAAAAAGTTAGTAAAAGTCGTTAAAAGTATGTTAGAAGAAACGAAAGTTGCTCTTAGAAACATTAGAAGAGATGATATTAAGGTTGTTAAAGATCAAAAAAATAACTCTTCTTTAAGTGAAGACGAAGCAAAGAAAATAGAAGAAGAAATTCAAGATGCTCTTAAACAAATGGAAGAAGCAGCAGAAAAAATTTATGAAAGAAAAGAAAAAGAGATAATGGAGTCTTAA